In Symmachiella dynata, the following are encoded in one genomic region:
- the asnB gene encoding asparagine synthase (glutamine-hydrolyzing), translating into MCGITGIYYRDKDRPAEEAVVRAMCDAIVHRGPDDQGQFVDANVGIGMRRLSIIDLAGGHQPMFNDDQSIAIVFNGEIFNCVELRKELESHGHRFRSHSDTEVLVRGYEQWGDDLPKRLNGMFAFSILDRRRHRVLIARDHIGIKPLYLYENGGQIAWASEIKALLKVPGITAELDRAAMFDFLQFGYVPAPRTMFAGISKLEPATCMVIENGQTKSWKYWELDYTTEQHSLGDWCEQLRELLEDAVRLQLMSDVPLGAFLSGGLDSSSIVAMMHELGVGNISTYAIGFGGEDAFHNELSKAAIVAKKFETDHHEIVVEPNVTELMYPLIEHLDEPITDTSFLVTYLVSKMARESVTVILSGVGGDEIFGGYRRYLGPRLQSMYQMVPGAVRRGMVMPLLNRVPVDRGSAVKSMLRYARGFASQAELPPPDRYQGYVSVYNNGQRHGILSPELAELETHHRSRQVADYYAAAGSHDPLNQMMYADLKTSLVDSLLAFTDKMSMAVSLEARVPLLDYRLVEMAARIPSSMKLRGMRGMKHIFKESMRGRLPDNIITQKKQGFGTPISRWFRSSLQPLLQDVLSRERIQSRGYFDADAVTALMDDHMQQRADHSEHILALLTFEIWHQVYLD; encoded by the coding sequence ATGTGCGGCATTACCGGCATTTACTATCGAGACAAGGACCGTCCCGCGGAAGAAGCGGTTGTCCGCGCGATGTGCGACGCGATCGTGCATCGTGGGCCGGATGATCAAGGCCAATTTGTCGACGCTAACGTCGGCATCGGCATGCGGCGGCTGTCGATCATCGATCTGGCCGGTGGGCATCAACCGATGTTCAACGACGATCAGTCCATCGCCATCGTCTTCAACGGCGAAATCTTCAACTGTGTTGAACTGCGCAAAGAGTTGGAATCGCACGGACACCGGTTTCGCTCGCATAGTGATACCGAAGTCCTGGTCCGCGGCTACGAACAATGGGGGGACGATCTCCCCAAACGCCTCAACGGGATGTTCGCGTTTAGTATTTTGGATCGCCGGCGTCATCGGGTCCTGATTGCACGTGACCATATTGGAATCAAGCCGCTGTATCTCTACGAAAATGGCGGGCAAATCGCCTGGGCTTCGGAGATCAAAGCGCTGCTCAAGGTGCCCGGCATCACGGCCGAACTGGACCGGGCAGCGATGTTCGATTTTCTGCAATTCGGCTATGTCCCCGCTCCACGAACGATGTTCGCGGGAATCAGCAAACTGGAACCGGCCACTTGTATGGTCATCGAAAACGGCCAAACCAAGAGTTGGAAATATTGGGAGTTGGATTACACGACCGAGCAACACAGCCTCGGCGATTGGTGCGAGCAATTGCGGGAATTGCTGGAAGACGCGGTCCGATTGCAGTTGATGAGCGATGTGCCGTTGGGGGCATTTTTATCGGGCGGACTCGATTCCTCGTCGATCGTGGCGATGATGCACGAACTCGGTGTGGGGAATATTTCTACTTATGCGATTGGCTTTGGCGGCGAAGACGCGTTTCATAACGAGTTGAGTAAAGCGGCCATCGTGGCCAAGAAATTCGAAACGGACCACCACGAAATCGTCGTCGAGCCGAACGTGACGGAGTTGATGTACCCGTTGATTGAACATCTGGACGAACCGATTACTGACACGTCGTTTCTGGTGACCTATCTAGTGAGCAAGATGGCGCGGGAATCGGTAACGGTGATTCTGTCCGGCGTCGGTGGTGATGAAATTTTCGGCGGGTATCGCCGGTACTTGGGGCCGCGACTGCAAAGCATGTATCAAATGGTACCGGGCGCAGTCCGCCGCGGAATGGTGATGCCGCTGCTCAATCGTGTGCCGGTCGATCGCGGATCAGCGGTCAAGTCGATGTTGCGTTATGCACGTGGTTTTGCCTCGCAGGCGGAATTGCCGCCGCCGGACCGTTATCAAGGTTATGTCAGCGTCTATAACAACGGACAACGACACGGGATTTTGTCTCCCGAGTTGGCGGAGTTGGAGACGCACCACCGTTCGCGACAGGTCGCCGATTATTATGCGGCCGCCGGCAGCCACGACCCGCTGAATCAAATGATGTATGCGGACCTCAAGACAAGCTTGGTGGATAGCTTACTGGCTTTCACTGACAAGATGAGCATGGCGGTCTCGCTGGAAGCGCGTGTGCCGCTATTGGATTATCGTCTCGTCGAAATGGCGGCGCGGATTCCTTCGTCGATGAAACTGCGCGGAATGCGGGGCATGAAACATATCTTCAAGGAATCGATGCGCGGCCGATTGCCGGACAATATCATTACCCAAAAGAAGCAAGGCTTCGGCACGCCGATCAGCCGTTGGTTCCGTTCCAGTCTGCAGCCGTTGCTACAAGATGTCTTATCCCGCGAGCGAATACAGAGTCGCGGTTACTTCGATGCCGACGCGGTCACGGCACTGATGGATGACCACATGCAACAGCGCGCCGATCATTCGGAGCACATTTTGGCATTGTTAACGTTTGAGATTTGGCATCAAGTGTATTTGGATTGA
- a CDS encoding glycosyltransferase family 2 protein, with protein MMMTLSLQILFWVSFGTIFLTYFAYPVTLLLLAPLRKSHAIDDATPTVTLIVSAYNEAAVIREKIENSLALDYPRESLEIMVISDESDDGTDEIVEEYADQGVVLYRQVPRRGKSFGLTQFLERATGELVVFSDANSIYEPSAVRKLVRHFAEERVGFVVGHQRYIEEDSAASVSESLYWRYETWLKIQESKIGSVVCGDGAIYAIRTHLFEPLREDDINDFTIPLKIVCRGYRGLFDTEAVCYERTAADFGGEFRRKARIVNRSFRAVLRNPGVLNPFRVGLFSYQLVVHKLIRWFVPLFMVTMFIANVALAVQGSLFYSVILGLHIGFYLLALLRLVPALRDVKPIYIANYFCVVNAAAGLGLLNVMFGKSVSTWNPEREETQPSVVTSAK; from the coding sequence ATGATGATGACTCTTAGCTTACAAATCCTATTTTGGGTCAGCTTTGGCACCATCTTTCTGACCTACTTCGCCTATCCGGTGACGTTGTTGTTACTAGCACCGTTGCGCAAATCGCACGCCATCGACGATGCGACGCCAACGGTGACGCTGATCGTAAGCGCCTACAACGAAGCTGCCGTGATTCGCGAAAAAATTGAGAACTCACTCGCCTTAGACTACCCACGTGAATCGCTGGAAATCATGGTGATTTCCGACGAGTCGGATGATGGGACCGATGAAATCGTTGAGGAATATGCGGATCAAGGAGTGGTCCTGTACCGGCAAGTGCCGCGACGCGGAAAATCCTTCGGTCTCACGCAGTTTCTCGAGCGGGCAACCGGAGAATTGGTGGTCTTCAGCGACGCCAACTCCATTTATGAACCCTCAGCGGTCCGAAAACTCGTGCGGCACTTCGCCGAAGAACGGGTCGGCTTTGTCGTCGGGCATCAACGGTATATCGAAGAGGATTCAGCAGCGAGCGTTTCGGAGTCACTGTATTGGCGGTACGAAACGTGGCTAAAAATCCAGGAAAGCAAAATCGGTTCGGTCGTGTGCGGCGATGGTGCGATTTACGCCATCCGCACGCATTTATTCGAGCCGCTTCGTGAGGATGACATCAATGATTTCACGATTCCGCTGAAAATTGTTTGCCGCGGTTATCGCGGACTGTTTGACACCGAAGCGGTCTGCTATGAACGAACGGCGGCTGATTTCGGCGGCGAATTTCGTCGCAAGGCGCGCATCGTCAATCGAAGCTTTCGCGCAGTGCTCAGAAATCCCGGCGTTCTCAATCCGTTCCGCGTAGGACTATTCTCCTATCAACTGGTGGTTCACAAATTGATCCGCTGGTTCGTACCGCTGTTCATGGTCACCATGTTCATCGCGAATGTGGCGCTGGCAGTGCAGGGGAGTCTGTTTTATTCGGTGATCCTGGGATTGCATATCGGTTTCTATCTGCTTGCGTTATTGCGGCTGGTGCCCGCCTTGCGGGATGTGAAACCGATTTATATTGCGAATTATTTTTGTGTGGTCAACGCAGCTGCGGGACTGGGACTGTTGAACGTGATGTTCGGCAAGAGCGTCTCGACCTGGAATCCGGAACGTGAGGAAACGCAACCAAGCGTTGTGACCTCAGCAAAGTAA
- a CDS encoding glycosyltransferase family 2 protein, producing MDLFWHILFWLSLGLLVYTQLGYLAISAIFAALSRRRDVPAIGEWPNVTLVIPAYNEESVLQAKLENALAMDYPDDCLEIIVASDGSSDGTVEIARSFADRGVRLLDFTDRRGKASLLNDAAAAAEGELLCLCDANVMFQADALKKMVTRLQDATVGAVSGDVRLKSRDSNFGEGEAFYYRIERALQLSESRIGSMMGVDGGMYVIRRELFEPLAPDTILDDFTTTMNVIRQRRSVAYEPDAVAHENGTPTARMEFKRRARVTSGAMQILKRRQWPPLARPVELWQFVSHKLLRWIEPVLLVAIFVSCAVLWNSGIFYRIALIGQIIFYLLGLAGTLAVTFRETRVGGIVFYFVMSHVAMMVGIVKGLFNRQPVTWTRTERTPTTEKPESTSAAVSQHR from the coding sequence ATGGATCTGTTCTGGCACATCCTGTTTTGGTTGTCCTTGGGACTGTTGGTTTATACCCAGTTGGGCTACCTGGCCATTTCGGCGATTTTTGCGGCACTCTCCAGGCGTCGCGATGTACCCGCGATCGGTGAATGGCCCAATGTGACGTTGGTCATTCCGGCGTACAACGAAGAAAGTGTGTTGCAGGCCAAGTTGGAAAATGCACTGGCGATGGATTATCCCGACGATTGTTTGGAAATCATTGTTGCCAGCGATGGCAGTTCGGATGGTACCGTGGAAATCGCCCGCAGCTTTGCGGATCGTGGCGTGCGGCTATTGGATTTTACCGATCGTCGGGGTAAAGCCTCGTTATTAAACGACGCTGCTGCCGCAGCGGAAGGCGAGCTGCTATGTCTGTGCGATGCCAATGTCATGTTTCAAGCGGACGCGCTCAAGAAAATGGTGACGCGACTGCAGGACGCGACGGTTGGAGCAGTCAGTGGTGATGTCCGTTTGAAGAGTCGCGATTCGAATTTCGGTGAAGGAGAGGCGTTTTATTATCGCATCGAGCGGGCCTTGCAGCTGTCAGAATCACGGATTGGGTCGATGATGGGTGTCGATGGTGGGATGTATGTGATCCGCCGCGAATTGTTTGAGCCGCTGGCACCCGACACAATTCTGGATGATTTTACCACCACGATGAACGTCATTCGTCAACGTCGCAGCGTAGCCTACGAACCGGATGCCGTGGCCCATGAAAATGGCACGCCGACTGCTCGTATGGAATTCAAACGCCGCGCCCGCGTGACCAGCGGAGCGATGCAAATCCTCAAACGGCGGCAATGGCCGCCACTGGCCCGACCGGTGGAATTATGGCAATTCGTCTCGCACAAACTTCTCCGTTGGATTGAACCGGTTTTATTGGTTGCGATATTCGTATCATGTGCGGTCTTATGGAACAGTGGAATCTTCTATCGAATCGCACTGATTGGGCAAATCATATTTTACCTGCTTGGCCTAGCTGGTACGCTTGCGGTAACTTTTCGCGAGACGCGCGTGGGCGGAATTGTGTTTTATTTCGTGATGAGTCATGTCGCCATGATGGTGGGCATCGTTAAGGGGTTATTCAACCGGCAGCCGGTGACCTGGACGCGTACGGAGCGTACACCAACAACTGAAAAGCCGGAGTCAACCAGTGCGGCGGTGTCGCAACATCGCTAA
- a CDS encoding FemAB family XrtA/PEP-CTERM system-associated protein, with translation MVSDHIMAVDVKAIGPSETSAWDDYVARHVSDALFFRADWDKPFQTYRLTVERLAAFRGGTIVGVLPLVHQRSLLFGKHMVSLPWFDTCGLLADDAESRDALMAEAVKRAAQRGVDEVQLRQREPVEISEYVRTDKVLMQLELPATGEELWDGFSPKVRNQIRKGQKAGVTVESGDCKLLDDFFNVYSVNMRDLGSPAHSRRFFQAVLDAFPEEATVHIARLEGTAIGGGFTMSNGAAWEIPWASSLRTYNKLCVNHVMYWHMLEQACAAGAISFRFGRSTPDSGTYKFKKQWGAQPVNLYWYLLPAKPGLVPDMSPPKESYGKAAEIWQKLPVWLTRIIGPQIIRKVA, from the coding sequence ATGGTCTCAGACCACATCATGGCAGTCGACGTCAAGGCGATTGGCCCCAGCGAAACATCCGCTTGGGACGATTATGTGGCCCGTCACGTTTCCGACGCGCTGTTTTTTCGCGCCGATTGGGATAAGCCGTTTCAAACGTACCGCTTAACGGTGGAGCGACTCGCCGCCTTTCGGGGCGGCACCATTGTCGGCGTCTTGCCTTTGGTCCATCAACGTAGCCTGCTGTTTGGCAAGCACATGGTTTCGTTACCGTGGTTTGATACGTGTGGACTCCTGGCTGACGATGCCGAAAGCCGTGACGCATTGATGGCTGAAGCGGTCAAGCGTGCTGCGCAGCGAGGCGTCGACGAAGTGCAATTGCGGCAGCGCGAACCGGTGGAAATTTCGGAGTATGTGCGGACCGACAAAGTGCTGATGCAACTGGAACTCCCAGCCACGGGAGAGGAACTTTGGGACGGGTTCTCACCGAAGGTTCGCAATCAAATCCGCAAAGGGCAAAAAGCGGGGGTGACGGTCGAAAGCGGTGACTGCAAATTGTTGGATGATTTTTTCAACGTCTATTCCGTGAATATGCGCGATTTGGGCAGCCCGGCGCACAGCCGCCGATTTTTCCAAGCAGTACTCGATGCCTTTCCCGAAGAAGCAACCGTGCATATCGCTCGCTTGGAAGGGACAGCCATCGGCGGTGGGTTCACCATGTCCAACGGCGCCGCGTGGGAAATTCCCTGGGCTTCGAGCCTGAGAACATACAACAAGCTGTGCGTTAACCATGTGATGTATTGGCACATGTTGGAACAAGCCTGCGCCGCTGGAGCGATATCGTTTCGCTTCGGACGCAGTACTCCCGATTCAGGGACCTACAAATTCAAAAAGCAATGGGGGGCTCAACCGGTCAACCTGTACTGGTATCTGTTGCCGGCCAAACCGGGGCTGGTTCCCGATATGTCACCCCCCAAGGAATCGTACGGCAAGGCGGCCGAAATCTGGCAAAAACTACCGGTCTGGCTCACACGCATCATCGGTCCGCAAATCATTCGCAAAGTAGCCTAA
- a CDS encoding polysaccharide deacetylase family protein, whose amino-acid sequence MTANLLITIDTEEEGLWGGQYRTTGNTVENVCAGVGRFQELCDRYQIPPTYVIDAPVVTDADCVDLLRKIQDDGRGEIGTHVHPWCNPPQDSYWDKQTSFLCNLPEKLQREKIVWLTDEIEKQFGRRPTSFRAGRYGLDIVGARILRELGYTVDSSVIPFSNWSSEGGPNFEYAPHTPYFVGDRGLCERCETGSLLEVPVSVGFNRPDFQRAQSIRNFAMLPWLRRMRSVGILDRLGIVRRIKFSPEQARAQDMKQLIDAYLAGGAPVMVMLFHSTSLVAGQSPYVKTAERLEEFFADLAEVFEYCLTQRGMVPATLSGFAEQYTQSPSMATT is encoded by the coding sequence ATGACTGCAAACCTGTTAATCACCATCGATACGGAAGAAGAGGGCCTGTGGGGCGGTCAGTACCGCACTACCGGGAACACCGTGGAAAATGTGTGCGCTGGTGTCGGTCGATTTCAAGAACTGTGCGACCGGTATCAGATTCCTCCAACCTACGTGATCGATGCACCTGTCGTGACCGATGCCGACTGTGTGGATCTGTTGCGAAAGATCCAGGACGACGGACGCGGAGAGATCGGTACGCACGTGCATCCCTGGTGCAATCCGCCACAGGATTCCTATTGGGACAAGCAGACTTCGTTTCTGTGTAATCTGCCCGAAAAATTACAACGCGAGAAAATCGTCTGGCTGACCGATGAAATCGAAAAACAGTTCGGCCGCCGTCCCACCTCGTTCCGTGCGGGACGGTACGGACTCGATATTGTGGGTGCGCGAATTTTACGTGAACTCGGCTACACCGTCGATTCCAGCGTGATTCCCTTCAGCAACTGGTCATCCGAAGGGGGGCCGAATTTCGAATACGCGCCGCACACGCCCTATTTCGTCGGCGATCGTGGCTTGTGCGAACGATGTGAAACCGGTTCCTTGCTCGAGGTTCCCGTCTCCGTCGGATTCAATCGTCCCGATTTCCAACGAGCGCAGTCGATTCGGAATTTTGCCATGCTGCCCTGGTTGCGGCGGATGCGGAGCGTCGGGATCCTCGATCGGTTGGGCATCGTGCGTCGCATCAAATTTAGCCCCGAACAGGCGCGGGCACAGGACATGAAACAACTCATCGACGCCTATCTGGCTGGCGGGGCACCGGTGATGGTGATGTTGTTTCACAGCACTTCGCTGGTGGCAGGGCAATCGCCGTATGTGAAAACGGCAGAGCGTCTCGAGGAGTTTTTCGCCGATTTGGCGGAAGTGTTCGAATATTGTTTAACGCAACGCGGCATGGTGCCCGCCACGTTGAGTGGGTTTGCCGAGCAGTATACACAATCGCCCAGTATGGCGACGACGTAA
- a CDS encoding glycosyltransferase family 2 protein, which translates to MEEAELISIVVPMYNEEGNVRPLYEAIVKEFDELWCTFELIFVDDGSSDESVATVKKLHDTDARVKLVRLSRNFGHQVALTAGLEAARGAAVVMMDGDLQHPPALIPDMIARWKEGYDIVYTVREETEGAGFMKRFTAAGFYGLINRLVDTHIVPNAADFRLMDRKALNCLNSLRERNRFIRGLVSWIGFKQYAMPYTAAKRHSGVTKYSFTKMFAFAVDGIASFSTLPLRFSAAIGFVAAISGLPYALWAIYLKLFTDQSVSGWASMVVAVLFLGGVQLMTLGVIGEYVGRIYEEVKGRPLYIASETVGFDHPQASTDSNHDHVVEPPTNRPAEIAAGAAHTQS; encoded by the coding sequence GTGGAGGAAGCGGAACTCATTTCCATCGTGGTTCCTATGTACAACGAGGAAGGCAACGTCCGCCCGTTGTACGAGGCGATCGTCAAAGAATTCGACGAACTGTGGTGCACGTTCGAGTTGATCTTCGTCGACGACGGCAGTAGTGACGAATCCGTGGCAACTGTCAAAAAGCTGCATGACACGGACGCGCGAGTCAAATTGGTGCGCCTGTCACGGAACTTCGGCCATCAAGTGGCGCTGACTGCAGGGTTGGAAGCCGCGCGGGGGGCGGCCGTCGTCATGATGGACGGCGACTTGCAACACCCACCGGCGCTGATTCCCGACATGATCGCCCGTTGGAAGGAAGGCTACGACATCGTCTATACGGTGCGTGAAGAGACCGAAGGCGCGGGTTTCATGAAACGTTTCACAGCCGCCGGTTTCTATGGGTTGATCAATCGTTTGGTCGATACGCACATCGTCCCCAATGCCGCTGACTTCCGTTTGATGGATCGCAAAGCGTTGAATTGCCTCAACAGTCTGCGCGAGCGGAATCGATTCATCCGTGGGTTGGTGAGTTGGATTGGTTTTAAACAATACGCCATGCCCTATACGGCCGCCAAACGGCATTCCGGCGTGACGAAATATTCATTCACAAAAATGTTCGCCTTTGCCGTTGACGGGATCGCTTCGTTTTCGACGTTGCCGTTGCGATTTTCAGCGGCCATTGGTTTTGTCGCCGCGATTTCGGGACTCCCGTATGCGTTGTGGGCGATCTATCTTAAGTTGTTCACCGACCAGTCCGTCTCCGGTTGGGCGTCGATGGTTGTCGCTGTCCTGTTTCTGGGGGGCGTGCAATTGATGACGCTCGGAGTGATTGGCGAATACGTCGGCAGGATTTATGAAGAGGTCAAAGGCCGACCGTTGTACATTGCCAGCGAAACCGTGGGATTTGATCACCCTCAAGCAAGCACGGATAGCAATCACGATCATGTGGTGGAGCCCCCCACGAATCGGCCGGCAGAAATCGCTGCCGGTGCGGCTCACACACAGTCGTAG
- a CDS encoding carbohydrate deacetylase — protein sequence MRRVIINADDLGICEGTNVSISRAHREGVLTSASLMANGAAFDHAVETVVDPNPELGIGLHLCLTSGVSVLAQDHLKDLVGDDGHFRHGFVSLARAARSAAPEFLQQVEAELDAQFQRVRDAGVHIDHVDGHRYFHVIPGVFEIVARLALKHDCQVLRYPRERLGPWGLWTRPGQAQRRLLNVPKQIILSRFTRAAQAHQPRPEGTEHFHGVLDSGAVTSQSLLRLLSNLPAGTIEIVTHPGGVRDTGAATCTADDLKFLQSPDRLLEFEALVDPGIKSFVEQNGIQLQRFADIATEDCAVPAAKCSGSLP from the coding sequence ATGAGACGAGTCATCATTAACGCCGACGACCTCGGGATTTGCGAGGGAACGAATGTGTCCATCAGTCGGGCGCATCGTGAAGGCGTATTGACCAGCGCCAGTTTGATGGCCAACGGAGCGGCCTTCGACCATGCGGTGGAGACGGTTGTCGATCCCAATCCCGAGTTGGGGATCGGTTTGCATCTTTGTCTCACCAGCGGCGTGAGCGTGCTTGCTCAGGATCATCTCAAAGATCTGGTGGGCGACGACGGGCATTTTCGTCACGGATTTGTGTCGCTCGCCCGGGCGGCGCGGTCAGCGGCTCCGGAGTTTCTGCAGCAGGTCGAAGCAGAATTGGATGCGCAGTTTCAGCGTGTGCGTGACGCCGGCGTCCACATCGATCATGTCGATGGGCACCGTTATTTTCATGTGATCCCCGGTGTCTTCGAAATTGTCGCGCGCTTGGCACTGAAACATGATTGCCAAGTATTGCGGTATCCTCGTGAACGACTCGGACCGTGGGGACTTTGGACTCGCCCAGGTCAGGCCCAGCGACGCCTATTGAACGTCCCCAAACAAATCATCCTCTCGCGGTTTACGCGAGCCGCCCAAGCACATCAGCCTCGGCCGGAAGGGACGGAGCATTTTCACGGTGTGCTCGACAGCGGTGCCGTCACGTCGCAGTCCCTATTGCGTTTGCTGTCCAACCTACCGGCGGGCACGATCGAGATCGTCACACATCCCGGCGGCGTGCGCGATACTGGAGCTGCCACTTGCACGGCTGACGATTTGAAATTCCTCCAATCCCCGGATCGGCTGTTGGAGTTCGAGGCACTCGTCGACCCGGGCATAAAGTCATTCGTTGAACAAAACGGCATTCAATTGCAGCGATTTGCGGATATTGCGACTGAGGATTGTGCAGTCCCTGCTGCGAAGTGTTCAGGAAGCCTACCTTGA
- a CDS encoding class I SAM-dependent methyltransferase, protein MSSQPPTVVEMSPSSGLPPCPLCGASETKAIYQLTGYRVARCTSCHFDFNGDFQGGGETGQTFDRDYYMEAHRAAFANHAKDYSKDPSLKVFENRLKQVEAQIGVGRVLDVGPGLGTFVKMASTRGWDAEAVEISEYAANHIRETHGLQVFNGDLQKFPGEDESFDLVTFWDSVEHVAYPKENLETAYRLIKPGGMILLTTDNFDCLVADIASLFYKATAGWCTYPLERVFIDRNYGFFTDETCRALVERVGFHDVVIDKMEYPLEKIKLSVLERLALASIYGMAKLTGRQAQITVMAKKPQ, encoded by the coding sequence TTGAGTTCGCAACCACCCACTGTTGTCGAGATGTCGCCTTCGTCCGGATTGCCTCCCTGTCCGCTGTGTGGAGCCTCCGAGACGAAAGCGATCTACCAATTGACCGGTTATCGAGTTGCCCGTTGCACCTCGTGTCACTTCGACTTCAACGGAGATTTTCAAGGCGGCGGTGAAACCGGGCAGACCTTTGACCGTGACTATTACATGGAAGCGCACCGTGCCGCATTTGCGAATCATGCAAAAGACTACTCCAAAGATCCCAGCCTCAAAGTATTTGAAAACCGACTAAAGCAAGTGGAGGCGCAAATTGGCGTTGGCCGTGTGTTGGACGTCGGACCCGGACTGGGGACATTTGTCAAGATGGCCTCGACGCGCGGCTGGGATGCCGAAGCAGTAGAAATCAGCGAATACGCTGCCAACCACATTCGGGAAACCCATGGTCTGCAGGTCTTTAATGGAGACCTGCAAAAATTCCCCGGGGAAGACGAATCGTTCGACTTGGTCACTTTTTGGGACTCGGTCGAGCATGTCGCCTATCCCAAGGAAAATTTAGAAACGGCATACCGGCTCATCAAACCGGGCGGCATGATCTTGTTGACGACGGATAACTTCGACTGCCTTGTGGCGGATATCGCGAGTTTGTTTTACAAGGCGACGGCCGGTTGGTGCACCTATCCGTTGGAGCGGGTTTTTATTGATCGCAACTACGGGTTTTTCACCGATGAGACGTGCCGGGCTCTTGTGGAACGCGTCGGATTTCACGATGTCGTGATCGACAAAATGGAATATCCGCTGGAAAAAATTAAACTGAGCGTGCTGGAACGCTTAGCGCTGGCTTCGATTTATGGAATGGCAAAACTGACTGGACGACAGGCTCAGATCACCGTGATGGCGAAAAAACCACAATGA
- a CDS encoding acyl carrier protein — MKNEIRTYLTNNRASSEAGQFDDQESLLEAGVIDSMAMVDLIAHLEKTYSITIDEDDMVPENFDSVEAIVTYVTGKQG, encoded by the coding sequence ATGAAAAACGAAATTCGAACGTACTTGACGAACAATCGCGCCTCGTCCGAGGCAGGCCAATTCGATGATCAAGAGTCACTGCTTGAGGCAGGAGTCATTGACTCGATGGCAATGGTCGACTTGATTGCCCACTTGGAAAAAACCTATTCGATCACCATCGACGAAGATGACATGGTTCCCGAAAACTTCGATTCGGTCGAAGCGATCGTGACTTATGTCACCGGCAAACAGGGGTAG
- a CDS encoding lactate racemase domain-containing protein → MSEISVELPWGAWYRDELHRLQLPGHWEVDVLAPAGGQACTPQDIQAAITAPIDSPPLAELAAGKTSACIVIDDMSRPTRTAMILPPLLNQLRQASIADSAVSIVMATGSHGNVPAEDIAKKVGPEIAATYRVECHDCRGDLAPTGIAYGDRELRVNRTFYEAELKLGISSILPHSFAGFSGGAKLVLPGLTDVQATARSHKFVQLGLRGGADPDRNKFRSEAEQLARTLGMEFIVCVVSNQQRDPSHVFAGDIVAAHRAACHAAPGVFSTELRRDYDCLILNAYPKDNDLIQAENVFIALKTAKSPTVGDDGVIVVTTAASEGVGQHGLFEPGGLSYRPPQPKRFLKNRELWLYAPTVTTQNARALYWEGYPVFQRPEELTAALNQRFPQPTRCGVFPCAPMQQVSDARGAVMGVAV, encoded by the coding sequence ATGTCTGAGATTAGCGTCGAACTTCCTTGGGGGGCTTGGTACCGCGACGAATTACATCGTCTGCAGTTGCCCGGTCATTGGGAAGTCGACGTCTTGGCACCTGCCGGAGGACAGGCATGCACGCCGCAGGACATTCAAGCAGCGATCACCGCACCGATTGATAGCCCACCGCTGGCGGAGTTGGCCGCTGGAAAAACGTCGGCGTGTATCGTGATCGATGACATGTCCCGACCCACCCGTACAGCCATGATCCTGCCGCCGTTGTTGAATCAATTGCGGCAGGCCAGCATTGCCGATTCGGCCGTCTCCATTGTGATGGCCACCGGTTCGCATGGAAACGTTCCCGCTGAGGACATCGCCAAAAAAGTCGGTCCGGAAATCGCGGCAACCTATCGCGTCGAATGCCACGATTGCCGCGGCGACTTGGCTCCAACCGGCATTGCCTACGGCGACCGTGAACTGCGCGTCAACCGTACATTCTACGAAGCGGAATTGAAGTTGGGCATTAGCTCGATCCTGCCGCACTCCTTTGCTGGATTCAGCGGCGGCGCAAAACTCGTTTTGCCGGGATTGACCGACGTCCAGGCGACCGCCCGCAGTCACAAATTTGTGCAACTCGGTCTGCGAGGCGGAGCAGATCCTGATCGCAACAAATTCCGCAGCGAAGCTGAACAACTGGCTCGGACTCTCGGGATGGAATTTATTGTCTGCGTCGTGAGCAATCAACAGCGCGATCCGAGTCATGTATTCGCCGGCGACATCGTGGCTGCGCATCGCGCCGCCTGCCATGCCGCCCCGGGGGTTTTCTCTACGGAATTGCGACGCGACTACGATTGCCTGATTCTCAATGCTTATCCGAAAGACAATGACCTCATACAAGCCGAAAACGTTTTCATTGCCTTAAAGACCGCGAAGTCGCCGACCGTTGGCGATGACGGCGTGATTGTTGTGACGACCGCTGCGTCAGAAGGGGTGGGACAGCATGGACTGTTCGAGCCGGGCGGCCTGAGCTATCGTCCTCCGCAGCCTAAGCGTTTTTTGAAAAACCGCGAGCTATGGCTGTATGCTCCGACGGTCACCACGCAAAATGCGCGCGCTCTCTATTGGGAGGGCTATCCCGTTTTTCAACGGCCTGAGGAATTGACGGCCGCCTTGAATCAGCGGTTTCCGCAGCCAACCCGCTGCGGCGTATTCCCTTGTGCTCCCATGCAACAGGTCAGCGACGCGCGCGGCGCGGTGATGGGGGTGGCGGTATGA